In the genome of Brachypodium distachyon strain Bd21 chromosome 3, Brachypodium_distachyon_v3.0, whole genome shotgun sequence, the window TCAATTTTCATGTTCAAAAGTAAACTTCTAGCAAAATCCAAGTCCCAAAAGCAggttttcttcaaaatataTTAGTTCGTCTAGAAATAATGCTGCTATCTCTGAATAAATAGCCACAAAACTTAGATATAAAAAATGGAGTCCATCGAATAATCTAAATGAAACAGCTAGGAGAAAGCAatcaaattaaacaaaaaatatagcatCTGATACTGACATTATAGTATTGTATAGTTTTTTCATCAAAAGTCCAAATGTACCAGACTGTCTGGCTCCATTATTACGAGGctacttttttatttttgcctcTTCCTCTTTTGTTTGGTAATAACAAATCCTAGGCTTTCTTTTGCTTCACCATTTCTCCTTCACTTCCTCCTTCGGTCCTCCCCACCTCTCTCCTTTGGCTTCGCCTCCACACTTCCCATCCCCCGATCTCgccggcgtgcggcggcggcggcggcgatggtgggCAACGACAACTGGATCAACAGCTACCTCGACGCCATCCTCGACGCCGGCAAGTCGGCTATCGGCGGCGACCGCCCCTCCTTGCTCCTCCGCGAGCGCGGCCACTTCTCCCCGGCCCGCTACTTCGTCGAGGAGGTCATCACCGGCTACGATGAGACCGACCTGTACAAGACATGGCTCCGCGTACGTTTTGGCGCGCACGCCCAAATCCCACTCTTTTGGATTTCCCCGTCCCCTCCCTCCTTCGGATTTGTTGATCGATCTGCACGATGTGTCCGCAGGCGAACGCGATGCGGAGCCCGCAGGAGAGGAACACGCGGCTGGAGAACATGACGTGGAGGATCTGGAACctcgcgaggaagaagaaagaggtgGGTTTCGGTTCCATCACTTTTTGGATTGTAGCTTATGTGAAGTTCTACGGGGCTGGGGTTGTTTGCGACGATTCTGCGTGGAAGATGGAAAGCTTTAGCAAGTTAGATCGGTCTACTTTGCCTAGGAGGGGCTAAAGGTTGAAAAGAATCAAACGATGCTGTGGCTTAGGTGATATTTAGAAGACGTTAGATCTGTTCATGCTCAGAGGAGACTTTTGAGATTTAGAGGGTATTTGGCATTCCTTTGCAGCGTTAAGACTTATGGCCATTCTTGATGGAATTGCAAAGGAATTTAGTTGTGGAACTGAAAAAATGTGGGTAGCATGCAAAGAATGGTTGGTAGGATTGCTGTTTCTTATGCTTGAAGCTTGAGCTGTTAGGACTTTTGAGATAAGCATATTCCTTACTACAGCTATGACACTGCGCTATAATTTGATTTGTCCTtagttttgttcttttcttttctgtaggCCGTACCTTTCTAGATAGCATGCGAAGGGTGTCCTTGATACTTCATGCACACATATCAACCTATGAGAGTAACTCTCCACAATTGTCGTAGTTGCTAGAGTCCGGAAGCAAGGGAGTTCGTCAATAGACAATAGCTGACCCAACAGGCCATGCTGACTCAGCAGTTGGCACCTCCCAATTCATAATCCGTCTATTTCTAAAGCTCTCCTTAGCTGTCATGTTGTCCCCATGGCATGGCATATCTCTGCTATTTCCCCCATATCAGTAGGTGTAGGTACTTTTGCACATAATTCTTTAGTACACCACCGGTTTCCCTGCTCAGTTCAGTTCCATTTGTACATGTTGAATCACTACCCAATCTACTTATTTTGTTCACTCCATTTTATTTCATATCAAAGAGCACATGAGTCATTTTTTTACACTCGTATTCATTCTCTATAATTTTAGCCTGTCTATTTGTCATATGCATGCTCTGATATGCAGTTTGAGAAAGAAGAAGCCTGTCGTTTGTTGAAACGACATCCAGAAACCGAGAAAACACGAACAGATGCTACAGCGGATATGTCTGAAGATCTCTTTGAGggagaaaaaggagaagatgCTGGTGATCCATCTGTTGCCTATGGTGACAGCACCACAGGGAGCTCACCCAAGACAAGTTCAGTTGACAAGCTCTACATAGTATTGATCAGGTATAGAGGATacatttgtttaaaaaaaatgttttttatgATTCTTCAGCATAATACCAGGAACAAATAACATGTTAATCGCTGCATAATATGCATGTCGGGTGGAAGATACTCAACCAGTTAGTAGGAATAACATTCTTCTTTGATACCTTCAGAATAACCTGCACCAAGAAGTTCTTCACTATGTAGCAAAGGAATAATCCGAAGGAAATTCCCATACATGATGCCGCAAATTTAAATCATGGTGATACCTCTACTGTAACATTGAATAAACTATGAATCTATGATGGCACAAAAGCCCCTCCTGTCTCAGAGCACCATCACATGAAAAGGAATAGAGTGCAAAGAAATATCTTACTTTGATAATGGCTACCCGATCCTGCAGATTACCTTTAAACCGAGGTGGCTAGGTGTAATGCCTGTGCATTGCATTCCTGTGTCCACTTCAGGTATTCACAAATCTCAAGTAGTGTGCTGTGAATAATCTTGTCTCCAACGATGATACTTTATGTTTCTGGTACTTTGTGCTTTGTACACGGTGGAGTGCATCATGATTTTAGGAAAGAGTGGATTAGCATTTTAAGCGCGTATTTCATTTCCACATATAATTCTGGTTTAGATTTTTATATAATTAATGAATTCCTGATGGCTTACTGCTGTAAGCACTAGACTTGCAAGAACAAATGATTTATTGATGAATCACATGTTTGAAAGCCCTAAAAGAACTCCTTGGAAGAACAAATATAGCTTAGCTACTTTATAATCCATCATTTAGAATCAGAATCAGTGGCGTGACTGCTTTTCAGCAGTAGAACTGTCAAGTGAAGTGTCATACATGTCTATACTTTGTGTTGAATTGTAATGTTTATTTAACTTTCATGATTTGTACTGCAGTCTACATGGTCTGGTCCGTGGCGAGAATATGGAGTTAGGCCGGGATTCAGATACCGGTGGCCAGGTATAGTTGCCATGTCGGAATACCTGACTAATAAGTACGGTTGGATTGATTGGCTTGCATGACTGCACAAAGTGATCCATTATATCACCGCAAAAAAATTGATTCATTGTACTATGTTGTCTTCTAATGTCCTGTCAAATTTAAGTATTTCACTGAGTATGCCATAACAATATTATGGATTCCTTAATTTCTGTTAATGAAAAAAATCTAGTTTAGTGTAGTTCTCAACGAGAGGTTCGTTATGGCTTGTCTTCGTTCTTGTCCTTGGTGCTTAAAAATATGTTCTAGATAATATCTGATGCTTGCtgtttatttttaattaaGGTCCACTGAAATGAGGGCTTGCCGTTTCCCTTTTTTTAGTTTGTGTGTGCTTAACTAGGTTCTAGGTAACATTAGAATAGCATTAACCTTGTCATGACATGTAACCATGTCCTGTCTTCCGTTAGGGGAGCTATATtctcttttcctctcttttatCTTTTTAAATTTTCCACAATCAAAGGGTCGGATAAGTGCATAATGTCGTTTACCTATACCGTTTTGTAGGTCAAATATGTTGTTGAATTTGCTAAAGCATTGAGTTCATCTCCTGGAGTCTACCGGGTTGATTTGCTCACAAGACAAATCTTAGCACCAAATTTCGATCGTAGTTATGGTGAACCTGCAGAAATGTTGGTTTCAACAACCTTTAAAAATTCTAAACATGAAAAGGGAGAGAACAGTGGTGGGTACATCATTAGGATACCATTTGGACCAAAAGACAAGTACCTAGCTAAAGAACATCTGTGGCCTTTTATTCAAGAATTTGTTGATGGTGCACTCAGCCATATTGTGCGGATGTCAAAAACCATTGGTGAAGAAATTGGCTGTGGGCATCCAGTATGGCCTGCTGTGATTCATGGGCATTATGCAAGTGCAGGAATAGCCGCTGCTCTGTTATCTGGAGCACTTAACCTGCCGATGGCATTCACAGGACATTTTCTTGGGAAAGATAAACTGGAAGGGCTTCTCAAGCAAGGGCGACAATCAAGGGAACAAATAAATATGACGTATAAAATAATGCGCCGGATTGAGGCAGAAGAATTGTCTCTCGATGCATCAGAAATTGTTATTGCTAGTACTAGACAAGAAATCGAAGAGCAGTGGAACTTGTATGATGGTTTTGAGGTCATACTTGCAAGGAAGCTTAGAGCAAGAGTCAAGCGTGGTGCTAACTGCTATGGTCGCTTTATGCCTCGTATGGTTGTGAGTATACACTTCCCCCACCCCCCCTCTTATGACAGCTTCTAGTTATGGCAAGTATATGTTGTAGTTCATGCAATTATCATCTGCTGTAGTTTGCACACTCGTCTATTACAATTCCTTGATATCCATTACTTTCCTCTTCCTGGCTCTGCAGATAATTCCTCCTGGTGTTGAATTTGGTCATATCATTCATGATTTTGATATGGACGGcgaagaagaaaatcatggCCCAGCCTCTGAGGATCCACCTATCTGGTCTCAGGTCTGTGCATGTTCTTCAGAATCCTACACAAGATCTTACTAGTTTAACCTTTATTCAGTAAttcgtgatttttttttgtgcctGTTAAGCTTGTTTTTCTGAGTTCAAACACTGATAACCTCTGTGTGTACAACTGATGGCAGATAATGCGCTTCTTTACAAATCCTAGGAAGCCTATGATTCTGGCTGTTGCTCGCCCATATCCTGAAAAGAATATCACAACGCTTGTAAAGGCTTTTGGTGAATGTCGCCCACTAAGGGAGCTCGCGAACCTCGTAAGATTGACATGACCATCTTGATTTTATGTGATTTATTTTCTTATATATAGTGTCATGCTACTGTCCTTTCTTGTGTAAAATATTTGGTTTTGCACTGTAGACACTAATAATGGGTAATCGTGAGGCTATTTCAAAGATGCACAACACGAGCGCTTCTGTCTTGACATCAGTGCTTACCCTAATTGATGAATATGATTTGTATGGTCAAGTTGCATATCCCAAGCATCATAAGCACTCTGAAGTTCCTGACATTTATCGTTTGGCCACAAGAACAAAGGTATGTTGTTCATGAGGCTACAAGAATAATTTTCTCTGTGCTAGCTTCGTCATGCTTCTTTTATGTCCCCTTGGTTTGAAACTTACCATTGACACACATACTtatagtttatttatttatcttctTTCACCTATTTTCACATGAAGATCCATGCATGTGGATATacataaatgaaaaaaaaattcaaagaaCGAAGATTGGATTCTTGATTTTATGAACTGGAAacactttatttatttatttatttatggtATAGTATGTGATAGGTGGAATTCATGGGTGCTTCTGTTCTTTTCCTGCTTACATGGATGCTGATCATCTATTTTTCTTCCTCAGGGGGCTTTTGTAAATGTGGCTTATTTTGAACAATTTGGTGTTACCTTGATAGAGGTGAGAACTAGAGACTCTAGTTTCCTGTTGCAGCGATTGCCTTTTCATTGTCCTAATTAGCACCAGTTTGTTTTATCCATGCGCAGGCTGCTATGAATGGTTTGCCTATTATTGCTACAAAAAATGGAGCTCCCGTCGAAATTCATCAGGTGTGCATCCCTTACATTATGCATGTTATTAGTGTAAAATTACATCAACTCATTTCAAGAGGGCATCGCGGTGTCTTCTCTCTCGCCGATTTAATGCAGGTGCTCAACAATGGTCTCCTTGTCGATCCGCATGATCAGAATGCCATTGCAGATGCACTGTATAAACTTCTTTCCGAGAAGCAACTTTGGTCAAGATGCAGAGAAAACGGGCTAAAAAATATTCACCAGTTTTCGTGGCCTGAACATTGTAAGAATCACTTGTCAAGGATATTGACTCTTGGTCCGAGATCTCCTGCTATTGGTAGCAAAGAGGAAAGGAGTAAGGCACCTATATCAGGAAGGAAGCATATCATTGTTATTTCTGTAGACTCTGTTAACAAGGAAGATCTAGTCCGCATCATCAGAAATGCTATTGAGGCTGCGCATACAGAAAGCGTGCCAGCTTCAACTGGTTTTGTGCTGTCAACTTCACTAACAATATCAGAGATATGCTCGCTGCTAGTATCTGCAGGCATGCATCCTGCTGGTTTTGATGCTTTCATCTGCAATAGTGGGAGTAGCATTTATTATCCTTCATATTCTGGTGATACCCCAAGCAATTCAAAGGTTACACATACAATAGATCAAAATCACCAATCACATATTGAGTATCGTTGGGGAGGAGAAGGTCTAAGAAAGTATCTAGTTAAATGGGCTACTTCAGTGGTTGAAAGGAAGGGAAGAATCGAAAGGCAAATGATTTTTGAAGATTCAGAACACTCATCTACCTATTGTCTTGCATTTAAAGTGGTCAATCCAAATCATGTAAGCCTTTTATTTTCCATATTCAGCTGAGCCCTATTTGTGCTTAACATTTTGTGGAAGTTCCGTTCACAGTTTCTAATGTGATATTCTCTTTCCCCCTGTAGCTACCTCCTCTAAAGGAGTTGAGGAAGTTGATGAGAATTCAGTCACTCCGTTGTAATGCGTTGTATAACCACAGCGCTACCAGACTGTCTGTAACTCCTATTCATGCATCGCGTTCCCAGGCAATAAGGTTTGCCATTTTCTCTTGCTCATTGCTTTCCTTCATTAATCAGTTTAGCTTGTCACCATGTAATTCATCCTGTTTTTATATTGCATAGCATTGTCTTCGATTCAGAATATTAAAAGCATATATTCATTTAGGAGAATATACTAAATACAAATATTTTCAATACAAATTCGGAGTAGGCCCCTTTTGGCTGTAAATTTGCTTTTGCCCAAGCTTTAGGAAAGACTGTATACAtctgcatgattttttttttgtcaaacaGAGAGCTAGCAGAGACGTTAGGATCTTTTCCACCTAAAAACCAACAGTCTTCATTCTGTCTGGAACCAACAATGTGGGGAGACTTGTATTAACCTTTTACAgcaagaaaaatatttgtaaCAAAGGGCTCATATCTTTCTTTGTCTTGTCTCCATGAGCCACCTGCACATACCTATAAACTAAATTATATTATTAGTCCTTCTGATGgaacttttctctctctctctctaggtACTTGTTTATTCGCTGGGGAATAGAGTTGCCAAATGTTGTAGTCCTTGTTGGTGAAAGTGGCGATTCAGATTACGAAGAACTGCTAGGGGGTCTCCACAGGACCATAATCCTTAAGGGCGACTTCAACATCCCTGCAAATAGAATCCACACAGTCAGAAGGTATCCCTTGCAGGATGTCGTCGCACTTGACAGCTCAAATATCATCGAAGTCGAGGGTTGCACTACAAATGACATTAAGTCTGCTCTGCGGCAGATTGGTGTACCGACACAATAATGTCTTCTGTTATGCATACCACACAGAAAAcgggggaaaagagagatgAAGAATGAGTGAAAACCAAGTACCACTATTTCCATACTTGATGGGAATGCCGATTTTGTTTGTAGGTTGTAGAGTGTGAGGTGTGGTCAATTCTTGAGCTGTGAATAACTTCCACCTTTTGTTTGTACTATTCGCAAATTTTGAAGTGACCAATATAAGTACGTTAAAGGGAAAGCACACGACATGGGTCGAAATATGCCCATAAAGGGAAAACAGACTTGGGAGAAAGAGTGATTCAGAGATGAGAAACCGAAAAGGCCCAGCCTTGAACGGGCCATCTCTGTCTGATTCTCGTTTAGTGGTCGGTCCCCTGGTGTATGTACTGGGAAGAAGGGCAAGTCTTCGTCTCTTCGATACTACACCTTGACGTTCAAATGCTACTACCATACTTTACATTGTTCCCCTGTAATGTGATTGTACTTCGTTCAGGCATATGCAAATGTCGGTTGCCCATTTTGGATGTGCTGCAGTAGTTACCTGTTGATCTTCGGCAGCTATTATTTGGCGATGCGTCGGTCCTTTTCCTATCAAATTCCAACGGCCTGTCTTGTGATTGTGACTTTGTGATAACACGTAGTTTCACACCATTTGAAGCCAGTCACCACCGGGAATCAGGCCGGGGaggagtaatttttttaatcgTTACTCATCTCTGAATCGCTCTTACCCGTATTCATCAGTAATTAGAGCAATCAAGTTGCATAATTTTACAGCACgtccaaatgaaatgaaatgaaatttttgataggattcaTCTAATTTTTTAAATACATTTGATTGAATTTGAATCTCAGATTCAAAATTCATGTAGAATGGGAGACATTCAAAGAGATGATGCCTTTTGAGAGGAATTAGGGTTAGATATATGTGTGATCCATGAAATATCAGATTAAATTTATGTGCCGAATTTTGTGTCGGTCAAACAAGTTGGTTCCTAAAAttgaaaataaatttcagaatttttcTCCAAACGATACGATCCAAAGAAGGCGGAATATAACACTCTTAAAAGATAACAAAAATCAAGACAGGCAAGATATAAGTATATTTCTTGAAACTTACACGCAAGAAAAAACTTGAAACACAAAATGCTCGATAATACTATTACAAAATGAGTATTTTATATTTGAGAatataattaaattacaaaatgaGTATTTTATATTTGAGAATATAATTACATTACAAAATGAGTATTTTCTATTTGAGAAAACAATTACATATGTAAAAAATGTTGTCCACGCATTTGCCCTGTTGGTGCAAATAAAGAGATTGCACAGGATTTTCTAtaagcaaagaaaacaaaacgcAGAATTATAGCCAAGTGAGAATCGTGGCATAGGTTGGAACGGCCGGCGTTCGTTACGACTAATGttgctgctagctagctgcgcCTAAGATTTGCCGATGGAACAATTCGTTTATACGGGACGCAGGCGCCACTATCTAGACGTGCAATTGCTACCTGGGCCGGCAATGGCAAGCAGCATTTTGAAAATGGACAAGCAATGCCGTCCTCTGGCTCTGCTGCTTGCAGCCCTCTTCTGCAGCCTCTCTCTGCTCCGCGCTTgttccgccgccgcgtccgttACCGCCGGCGCCCCCGACGGCAGCCAGCTCTGGGGATACGTCGAAGTCCGGCCGAGTAAGCCAACGGGCAcgctgacaaaaaaaaattaaactttgGCGCAACAAAAATTCTGTAGAAAATTCTTGTGCCCGTGGGGATTCTCAAGCTTTTTTACGTGCAGAGGCCAATCTTTTCTGGTGGTACTACAAGAGCCCGCAGCGGGTGTcggcgccgtccgccgccccaTGGCCAACCGTCCTCTGGCTTCAGGGCGGCCCGGTACTTATAAGACTCATGTACATAGTAGTATTATCACTAGAGAATTCTGGCAAGATGACTTGATTTCTCCATGGATCAGGGAGCGTCGGGCGTTGGGATCGGCAACTTCCTGGAGATGGGGCCTTTGGACGTGAACCTGAGCCCGCGCAACTGGACGTGGCTGCAGAAGGCGGACCTCATCTTCGTGGACAACCCCGTGGGCGTCGGCTACAGCTACGCCGAGGACCCGAGCGTCCTGGTGAAGACGGactgggaggcggcggaggacgccaCGGCGCTCCTGGCGGCGCTCGCCAGGGAGGTGCCGGCCTTGCAGCAGGGGAGCCCGCTGTTCCTCGTCGCCGAGTCCTACGGCGGCAAGTACGCCGCCACGCTCGGCGTCTCCGCCGCCAGGGCCATCCGCGCCGGCCGGCTCAACCTCACCCTCGGCGGCGTCGCGCTCGGCGATAGCTGGATCTCGCCCGAAGATTTCACTGTGAGCTAGTTTCTCAATTCCTAaattaaattcttgtcgtggttttaatacaaatttgaactaaaatcacgacaagaatctaaggacggagggagcacgtGGTACTTACCTAGCAAACCATTGGTCCAGAGCGTCGCCGGGGCTGTCTCTGACTGTTAAAATTATATCCGTGCAGCTCTCCTACGCGCCGCTGCTCCTGGACGTGTCGAGGCTGGACGACAacgccggcgacgccgccaAGCAGTAAACATTCTGAAATTCTTCGATCGCCGGATTTAAGGAAGCTCTAATTCGATCACACGAAAATTCTGGTTTCAGGAAAGCGGCGACAGTGAAGGAGCAGATCGCGGCGGGGCAGCTTACGGCCGCGTGGACCTCGTGGACGGACTTGCTGCAGTTTATAGACACCAAGAGCGCCGGCGTCGTAAGTGTTCCTCTTCTTGACTCAACTATATATAGCTTTTGTAGTAGTAACTTTCACCTTCTCTGATGACACACACTTGTATATAGGACACGTACAATTTCTTGCTTGACTCCGGCATGGACCCGgtgtcggcgacggcgagcaaTGCCCATGCCCAGGCGATGAAGTACTCAACGTACCTCCGCAACACGGAGGCCGCGGGCGACGCCAACACCATCGACGGCATCATGAATGGGGTCATCAAGGAAAAGCTCAAGATCATCCCCAATAACCTGACCTGGCAAGGGCTTTCGCGCCCGGTCTACAACACGCTCGTCGACGAGATCATGAGGCCCAGGATCGACGAGGTGAGGCTCAACTGCGATGAAATCCATGGCGTTTGGCTAATTTAGTACGGTAATTATCTACGTTTTGCTCCACACAGGTTGACGAGCTGCTGTCTTACGGTGTGAATGTGACCGTGTACAATGGCCAGGTGATTTGGTGCTCTgcatttatgttttttttcactCCCCCTAGCAGATAGTATTTGTCGTGCAAATCCAGTGGTAGCACAAACCAAATGGTCACAACacttcaaacatgcaatttgCAGATAGAGAAGTATTTGGTCAAACATGCAACCCACgaacagaaacaaaatagtAACCAAAATAAGATGGTGAAGAGGGGAAGTTGAATGGCACATCACCAACGACCATGCAAGTTCAATATTTGTAGGAgtagagataaaaaaaataacattcTGAAAATGATAAGATTTTATATTCAGTGGCATATGGCTGATTGGTACAAGATGTGTTGTGAGGTACCAGACTGCTAAATAGAAGCATTTAGAGAATAGCAACCGCAAGTTCCCGttcagacaaaaaaaaaacgcggCATTCTTTCCTGAATTTGAGATGAACTTTCATTCTTCAGTTTAGAATGAGAGAATCAGAGAACCTCTCCTGCGGTCCACAGTACCACAATGTGAAGAACATTTCCTGAATGGACATGGTTTATTTTAAGGCTATATTGGTAGTCGTAGTACTAAATGCAGTGATGTCTTTCCCATATTTTGGATTGGTACCTTAAAGTTCTGTGAATTTGCTCCTTGTGAAGCTCGACGTGATCTGCTCGACGATCGGCGCAGAAGCCTGGGTACAGAAGCTCAAGTGAGCCTTTTTAATTCCCCTGCTCCAGTTCATCTTGCACGATTCAGATACACGCCCTCAAATTAATTTCTTTTAAATTACATCTCAGATGGGATGGGTTGAAGAACTTCACGAGCCTGCCAAGGCAGCCTCTGTATTGTGGGTCTTCCAAGGTCACCCAGGCCTTCGTCAGAACATACAAGAACCTCCACTTCTACTGGATCCTTGGAGCTGGCCACTTCGTAAGTTCCGGCATTTGAACATGTTACACACGTGAGGCTTTTGAACTAAACTTTTTCTCTCACTCTCTTGCGTGATCTATGCTTTTCAGGTGCCCGCTGACCAGCCTTGCGTTGCGCTGAGCATGATCAGTAGCATAACCCAGTCTCCAGCCAGTTAGAGATGGTGGTATTACTACAGATGAAATGAAATAGATGGTTGGTAGCTTCTGTGTGTTTAGGGGATTAGAACTGGTCTTATTTGATTCCCGAAACGGATGAACCGCCTTTTATTATCGTATTTAATGAAAAGAAGATCTTATGCTCCAAATGCACATGAATTAACACTGCCGTGATACATCATACGAGCATAGATCCATGACATCAATCTATTAGGCGATGACATTTCTACCGCCAAGGAGACGCTGCAAAAGAACATACAAACttaacaagaaaaacaacaaaaccGGATGCCAGAGGATGATCTGTCTCCCTTGTCTTTAACGTCAGATCAGTTGTCAGAGACAAGAGGAACCGCTGGACAACAAAGTTTTCTCCAAAGACGACAACTAGAGTTTCTTCATTGCGGGAATCAAAGAAAAACGAGTTGTTTAATGgaattttctgaaaaaatCTATACGCGGTGTAtaaagaaatggagggagtagttccaACCAGTTTACTAGCGTCGGCAAACAATGGGCGAGTTCCCACCTCAAAAATGGTGTTTGGTGCTCCCTTAGTAAAATGGTAGTTCTGCGTCAGATCTTTCGATATTCCCTCTGGTCATTATTATTTACGGTAACTTTTTAaaatacacatatatatatatctacaCAAATGAAACGCATCACGCGTATAACAGTAACAAATGGATCGAAAGGAGTATTTTGGGGCAAGTTACCGATGCAAAATCAAAAAACATCGTGCTTCTCCAACGAACGGGTCAAGCAGTGAAAAAGGGGACCCCGTCGTAAAGAAGTACAACACGTTACAAACGCAATCAACCAACCAGTCGCTACCCCTCCTTGTCAATTTTCAAGCTCCAAAATTTGGCCGTTCCCGGGAGGATCCATCGTCGGATCTCCTTGCCGTCGGCCGGCTGGCGCAGGTCGACGTCGCGCGATCGATTCGGTTGCATAAAAGTTTGAGGCACACgtcaccgccggcgacgacctgATCTATCTGGTGCCGGGGTCGCTCGATCTGGCACCAGAATTAGTCTGGACGAAGATAGCAAGAAAGAatcgaccgaccgaccgaccgtGCGAATTGCGAAATGCCCTCCAGAAAACTGAaggaagagaaaggaaaaaaccaGCGCCTCAGCCTTGCTATCCGTTCGCGCCTTCGAGAAGATCGCGACTGATGCTTATTCGCTACTCCTCCTGCTCACCCTGCAGCTGGATGGTATGtggagtacggagtactaggtAGCTTTGCTAGGCACATCAACCGAAAATCACTTGCAGCTGTATCGGACgcagtactctctccgtcacaaATAAGTATACTTTTAGGTTTGTTCTAGGTCAAAATTTTCcgactccctccctcccagaACAAGTGACATggatggatttgtatagatttttatgcaaatccacgtcacttatttcaggacggagggagtatatttgaCCAACTTCATTGAAAACAGTAGCAACAC includes:
- the LOC100843974 gene encoding probable sucrose-phosphate synthase 2; the encoded protein is MVGNDNWINSYLDAILDAGKSAIGGDRPSLLLRERGHFSPARYFVEEVITGYDETDLYKTWLRANAMRSPQERNTRLENMTWRIWNLARKKKEFEKEEACRLLKRHPETEKTRTDATADMSEDLFEGEKGEDAGDPSVAYGDSTTGSSPKTSSVDKLYIVLISLHGLVRGENMELGRDSDTGGQVKYVVEFAKALSSSPGVYRVDLLTRQILAPNFDRSYGEPAEMLVSTTFKNSKHEKGENSGGYIIRIPFGPKDKYLAKEHLWPFIQEFVDGALSHIVRMSKTIGEEIGCGHPVWPAVIHGHYASAGIAAALLSGALNLPMAFTGHFLGKDKLEGLLKQGRQSREQINMTYKIMRRIEAEELSLDASEIVIASTRQEIEEQWNLYDGFEVILARKLRARVKRGANCYGRFMPRMVIIPPGVEFGHIIHDFDMDGEEENHGPASEDPPIWSQIMRFFTNPRKPMILAVARPYPEKNITTLVKAFGECRPLRELANLTLIMGNREAISKMHNTSASVLTSVLTLIDEYDLYGQVAYPKHHKHSEVPDIYRLATRTKGAFVNVAYFEQFGVTLIEAAMNGLPIIATKNGAPVEIHQVLNNGLLVDPHDQNAIADALYKLLSEKQLWSRCRENGLKNIHQFSWPEHCKNHLSRILTLGPRSPAIGSKEERSKAPISGRKHIIVISVDSVNKEDLVRIIRNAIEAAHTESVPASTGFVLSTSLTISEICSLLVSAGMHPAGFDAFICNSGSSIYYPSYSGDTPSNSKVTHTIDQNHQSHIEYRWGGEGLRKYLVKWATSVVERKGRIERQMIFEDSEHSSTYCLAFKVVNPNHLPPLKELRKLMRIQSLRCNALYNHSATRLSVTPIHASRSQAIRYLFIRWGIELPNVVVLVGESGDSDYEELLGGLHRTIILKGDFNIPANRIHTVRRYPLQDVVALDSSNIIEVEGCTTNDIKSALRQIGVPTQ
- the LOC100837084 gene encoding serine carboxypeptidase-like 51 produces the protein MEQFVYTGRRRHYLDVQLLPGPAMASSILKMDKQCRPLALLLAALFCSLSLLRACSAAASVTAGAPDGSQLWGYVEVRPKANLFWWYYKSPQRVSAPSAAPWPTVLWLQGGPGASGVGIGNFLEMGPLDVNLSPRNWTWLQKADLIFVDNPVGVGYSYAEDPSVLVKTDWEAAEDATALLAALAREVPALQQGSPLFLVAESYGGKYAATLGVSAARAIRAGRLNLTLGGVALGDSWISPEDFTLSYAPLLLDVSRLDDNAGDAAKQKAATVKEQIAAGQLTAAWTSWTDLLQFIDTKSAGVDTYNFLLDSGMDPVSATASNAHAQAMKYSTYLRNTEAAGDANTIDGIMNGVIKEKLKIIPNNLTWQGLSRPVYNTLVDEIMRPRIDEVDELLSYGVNVTVYNGQLDVICSTIGAEAWVQKLKWDGLKNFTSLPRQPLYCGSSKVTQAFVRTYKNLHFYWILGAGHFVPADQPCVALSMISSITQSPAS